GATGGGCCTGCGTGTGCTGCTGGCGGAAATGTTCGAACTGGTCGCGCGCAAAGGCTATCGCCGGATGCTCGGCCAGATCCAGGCACGGCTCTGGCCGGTCTGGTCGCGCACCTTCAAGTGCCGCCTTCTGCCCGGGCGCGGGCCGTTCTGGTTCTCCGACTATGAATACCGTGAGATCGAGATCCTGGTTCCGGAACACCCCGACGCCTTGCCGATGGAAGCCGACCCCTATGTGATCATCCGCCCCGAAGGGGCCTGGGACACTCCTGGTGTGCTGGACGCATCCGCGGACCGGGCGCCAGGACAGGACGAGGCGGCATAAGCAATCTGATCTGGGAAAATGGTGCCCGGGGGCGGAATCGAACCACCGACACGCGGATTTTCAATCCGCTGCTCTACCCCTGAGCTACCCGGGCGGGCCGTGGGGAAGGGCGCTATCTAACGGAGCCCTGCGGGCTTGTCCATGCTGATTTCAGTCTTCTGCTGACATATCCCCGGCGTCGCCCGGGCGGGGGGAGTCTTCGTCGTCCTCGACCGGTGGGCCGGGAATGGCGTAGCCCTCATTCAACCACTTGCCGAGGTCCACATCCGCGCAGCGTTTGGAGCAGAATGGCCGGTATTCCGCAGAAACCGGGTTCTTGCGGCACTGGGCACATTTGGGCTGGCGTTTCTCGGGGGGCACGGGCTGGCTCATGGGACGGTGAAAACAACAGGAGATTTCGGATCGGTCGAGTCGTAAGTGAAGCGGTCGCCGTACTTTTGCGCAAGGCTTTGCCGCAGAAGCTGGCCATCCCGGTTGAGCCAGTCAAGGGCGGGCCTCGGCAGGTCGAGACAGAGCCTGTCCATGCGTCTCGCCCGCGCTTCCTGCTCCAGAAGCCGGAACCCGTCGAAACATATGGTCCGGGAAGACTTTGCGCCGGAAGGGTCCAGCAGGCGCTCGGCGATCGGCGTCTCAGCCCATTCGACGGAGGCTTCCAGAAGGCCGAGGTCCGATGGCAGCAGCGCCCGGACCCGCTGGCTGGAAATCTGCCGGAATACGGTATTGAACCGGTCCCGCACCTGTTTGCCAGCCTCGCGGTTAAGCGGGCTGACGCAGTCCATCACGATGATCCCGCCAAGGTTCCTAAGAC
This is a stretch of genomic DNA from Hyphomonas adhaerens MHS-3. It encodes these proteins:
- a CDS encoding GNAT family N-acetyltransferase; the protein is MKRPVVGMEGLRRPVPDETWDRYSARPVRSLDELQMAAAIRAAVFMSEQACPYEEEYDGNDLCGTHFLLFDGAEPVGTLRVRWFADFAKLERIALLPRERGRMGLRVLLAEMFELVARKGYRRMLGQIQARLWPVWSRTFKCRLLPGRGPFWFSDYEYREIEILVPEHPDALPMEADPYVIIRPEGAWDTPGVLDASADRAPGQDEAA
- a CDS encoding DNA gyrase inhibitor YacG: MSQPVPPEKRQPKCAQCRKNPVSAEYRPFCSKRCADVDLGKWLNEGYAIPGPPVEDDEDSPRPGDAGDMSAED